Proteins encoded together in one Telopea speciosissima isolate NSW1024214 ecotype Mountain lineage chromosome 6, Tspe_v1, whole genome shotgun sequence window:
- the LOC122664508 gene encoding histone H4-like — MATMEGKETLEEGEFRFPHCSRGTRSPAVPHPNPLTGGDYCRNEGVRRTWVGNIPSREARRKSKCSFTLRSLIWCGGVKRISGLIYEETRGILRIFLENVIRDAVKCIEHTHCKTVTAMDVVYALKRQGRTLYGFGG; from the exons ATGGCAACTATGGAGGGAAAAGAAACTCTGGAGGAAGGGGAATTCAGATTTCCTCATTGCTCTCGAGGGACTAGGAGCCCCGCTGTCCCTCATCCTAATCCATTGACTGGTGGTGACTATTGTCGTAATGAAGGGGTTCGAAGGACATGGGTTGGAAATATCCCTTCTCGAGAAGCCAGGAGGAAGAGCAAATGCTCCTTCACTTTGAGGAGCCTCATTTG GTGTGGTGGTGTGAAGCGTATTAGTGGTCTTATCTATGAAGAAACTCGTGGAATTTTGAGGATCTTCTTGGAGAATGTTATCCGTGATGCTGTGAAATGCATAGAGCACACTCATTGTAAGACCGTTACTGCTATGGATGTGGTTTATGCTTTGAAGCGCCAAGGGAGAACTCTCTATGGTTTCGGTGGTTAG